The Dyadobacter sp. 676 DNA window AACAAAACGGAAAAGCGCTCAAATACGAAGTCGTGGGTACCGTCCTGGAAGTGACTTTGAACGAAAAGATCCTGCCGAAATCGAACCACACCTTTGAAATGGAATTTGAAGCGCAGGTGCCACTGCAGATTCGCCGTACAGGCCGTAACAATGCCGAGGGCATCGATTACTCGATGGCCCAGTGGTATCCCAAAATGGCAGAGTACGATTACGACGGCTGGCATGCCGATCCGTACATCGGTCGGGAATTCTATGGAATTTGGGGCGACTTCGACGTGAAAATCACAATGGATGCCGCTTATACCATCGCGGGAACCGGCTATTTGCAGAATCCCGATAAAATCGGCCATGGGTATTCCACCAAAAACATTACCCATAAACCCGGCGACCGCCTTACCTGGCATTTTATAGCGCCCGAAGTACACGACTTCATGTGGGCGGCGGACCGCGATTACCAGCACGACATTGTAAGAGTGGATGACAACCTGGATCTGCATTTCTTCTATCAGACTGATACACTGGCCAATGTGTGGAAACAAATGGAGCCGCTGGCGGTGCGTTCGTTCAAGATCATGAACGAGCAGTTCGGACGTTATCCTTATAAGCAATATTCGATCATTCAGGGCGGCGACGGCGGTATGGAATACCCGATGGCGACGCTCATCACCGGCCGGTTAAACCTGCACGCGTTAACCAGCGTAACCGTCCACGAATCGATTCACAGCTGGTTTCAGGGAATTTTGGGGACTAATGAATCCAAATATCCCTGGATGGACGAGGGGTTTACCACTTACGCGCAGAATGTCGTGATGGCGGAGCTCTTCCCCGCAAAAGGCGATCCGCAACGCAATGCTACGACCAGCTACCGCAGTCTGGTGAAGTCGGGCACGGAGGAGCCGCTTACGACCCATGCCGATCACTATAATACCAATAAAGCATACAGCATAGCCAGCTATAATAAGGGCGCCGTTTTTCTGAACCAGCTCAACTATATTATGGGTAAGGAAACATTTCAGCGTGGAATGAAGCGGTATTTCAATGAATGGAAGTTCAAGCATCCGAACCCCACGGATTTGAAACGCATAATGGAAAAGGAATCGGGACTGGAGCTGGACTGGTTCTGGGAGAATTTCGTGGGAACCACAAAAACGATCGATTACAGTATCCGTGAAGTAGCCGCGAATGCGGGTAAAACGGACGTAGTTCTGGAAAGGGTAGGTCAAATGCCGATGCCACTGGACGTGGTGGTGAGCTATAAAGACGGCTCGCAGGAGAATTTTTACATTCCGCTCGAAATCATGCGCGGTGAAAAAGACGAGAAACTATATCCCAAAACCACCCTGATGGCCGACTGGGGCTGGACTTACCCGGAATATTCCTTCACCATCGACCACAGCATTTCCGACATTCAGACGATCGTAATCGACCCGAGTCAGCGCATGGCCGACGTCGATCCCGACAACAATGTATGGCCGACGGTTTCCAAAACCACGCCGCGCTTCAAGGCCGGCAAAGCGAAATAACTACCGTCCGAACCGAAACGAGGCCCCGATGCGCCATCCCATGCCTTTGAAATGAGAGCCATGGAATTGCGCGACGGCCTCCAACCGGACGATCCGCACGATATTATCGATCCCGTAAACCGCTTCCGTATAATTCCGGATCGTTGGGACGCGCAGGTAATGCAGCTGTAATGTTTCGGAAATACCTGTCACCCGCAACGCCTGTACGCGCGTGAGCAGGAAATGCTGCATGGTCCAGGTCAGGTGCGTCTGGAAAAACCATTTCGATGTGCTGTAACGGTAATAGGGTAGCATGCGGAACTGGTCTGGCGGGTACACGTACTGAAAAAAGAACTCATTGCCCATAAAATGCCGGTAGTCGGGGAAATACAGTTTTTTGGTACTCAAAAAACCACCGCCATTAACCAGGT harbors:
- a CDS encoding M1 family metallopeptidase — protein: MKFNLSVLLLVAFALPVSAQSDRWQQRAKYQMEIDFDAVKHQYKGTQKLVYTNNSPDTLHKVFYHLYLNAFQPGSQMDVRSRSISDPDSRVKDRISKLSPTEIGYEKVLSLKQNGKALKYEVVGTVLEVTLNEKILPKSNHTFEMEFEAQVPLQIRRTGRNNAEGIDYSMAQWYPKMAEYDYDGWHADPYIGREFYGIWGDFDVKITMDAAYTIAGTGYLQNPDKIGHGYSTKNITHKPGDRLTWHFIAPEVHDFMWAADRDYQHDIVRVDDNLDLHFFYQTDTLANVWKQMEPLAVRSFKIMNEQFGRYPYKQYSIIQGGDGGMEYPMATLITGRLNLHALTSVTVHESIHSWFQGILGTNESKYPWMDEGFTTYAQNVVMAELFPAKGDPQRNATTSYRSLVKSGTEEPLTTHADHYNTNKAYSIASYNKGAVFLNQLNYIMGKETFQRGMKRYFNEWKFKHPNPTDLKRIMEKESGLELDWFWENFVGTTKTIDYSIREVAANAGKTDVVLERVGQMPMPLDVVVSYKDGSQENFYIPLEIMRGEKDEKLYPKTTLMADWGWTYPEYSFTIDHSISDIQTIVIDPSQRMADVDPDNNVWPTVSKTTPRFKAGKAK